The following coding sequences are from one Limnobacter sp. SAORIC-580 window:
- a CDS encoding COX15/CtaA family protein, protein MSSYKRLVAFTTVLTFLLIMLGAFVRLTDAGLGCPDWPGCYGKLTPTHAAEEIAQAVEIQGGTHGPVSMPKAWKEMAHRYVATFLGFLIIGIMVMAWKKRAELKQSPALATWLFFAVCLQGAFGAWTVTMLLKPAIVTGHLIGGMTILGMLTWLWLRQTSPARTVAPPRDLSGLRVLARVGFVAVAAQIILGGWVSTNYAAVVCTDFPTCQGSFWPHMEFKDAFHIVRHLGETPEGEILNVASLTAIHFIHRIGALVVTGILGFLAFALWRNPGTKPLAIKLVAVLALQIAMGVGNVVFQLPLWLAVAHNGGAALLLVTLILVNYRVAGNRHRIS, encoded by the coding sequence ATGAGCAGTTACAAGCGTTTGGTCGCATTCACCACAGTACTTACATTCCTTTTGATTATGTTGGGCGCTTTTGTACGCCTGACAGACGCTGGTTTGGGTTGCCCGGACTGGCCGGGCTGTTATGGCAAGCTGACCCCCACGCATGCGGCCGAAGAAATTGCACAAGCTGTTGAAATTCAAGGTGGAACACACGGTCCGGTTTCAATGCCCAAAGCCTGGAAGGAAATGGCGCACCGGTATGTGGCCACTTTCCTGGGTTTCCTGATTATCGGCATTATGGTGATGGCCTGGAAAAAGCGGGCCGAGTTGAAACAGTCCCCCGCCTTGGCCACCTGGCTGTTTTTCGCTGTGTGTTTACAAGGTGCTTTTGGTGCCTGGACAGTTACCATGCTGCTCAAGCCGGCCATTGTGACTGGTCACCTGATCGGTGGCATGACCATTTTGGGCATGCTGACCTGGCTGTGGCTGCGGCAAACCAGCCCGGCCCGTACCGTGGCGCCGCCCCGCGATCTCAGCGGGTTGCGTGTGCTGGCGCGTGTGGGGTTTGTGGCCGTGGCGGCGCAAATTATTCTGGGTGGTTGGGTGAGCACCAACTATGCTGCGGTGGTGTGCACGGACTTTCCCACCTGTCAGGGCAGCTTCTGGCCGCACATGGAATTCAAGGATGCATTTCACATTGTTCGTCATTTGGGTGAAACACCAGAAGGTGAAATTTTGAATGTGGCATCGCTGACGGCCATTCATTTCATTCACCGCATTGGCGCTTTGGTGGTTACCGGCATTTTGGGCTTCCTCGCTTTTGCCCTGTGGCGCAACCCGGGCACCAAGCCCCTGGCCATTAAACTGGTGGCCGTGCTGGCTTTGCAAATTGCCATGGGCGTTGGCAACGTGGTGTTTCAATTGCCTTTGTGGTTGGCCGTGGCGCACAATGGGGGCGCAGCGCTGTTGTTGGTCACCCTGATCTTGGTAAACTATCGGGTTGCGGGCAATCGCCATCGAATTTCATAA
- a CDS encoding SCO family protein — MNAASAPAKLNKGRITILLVFLTCALPIAAAFYLYFFDKPEGTNNYGTILDPQVDVSTDVFKNINGDDFTMQQVADKWVLIQVISSNCDEVCQNTMYFQRQARASKGKEQGRIERVVFVTDDGPLKTLLLRQFPDVHFVRASEDQLKSWLPLEQGIVGNKGSADIGTVRDHVFVADPLGHVMMRFPPNNTLQFDKFRKDVSRLLWASNIG; from the coding sequence ATGAACGCAGCCAGCGCACCCGCGAAGCTGAACAAAGGCCGAATCACCATTTTGCTGGTGTTCCTCACCTGTGCCTTGCCCATTGCGGCGGCTTTCTATTTGTATTTTTTCGACAAGCCCGAAGGCACCAACAATTACGGCACCATTCTTGATCCACAGGTCGATGTGTCGACCGATGTGTTCAAAAACATCAATGGTGATGACTTCACCATGCAGCAGGTGGCCGACAAGTGGGTGCTGATTCAGGTGATCAGCAGCAATTGCGACGAAGTGTGCCAAAACACCATGTACTTCCAGCGGCAGGCCCGTGCTTCAAAAGGCAAAGAGCAGGGCCGTATTGAACGTGTGGTGTTTGTTACCGATGACGGCCCCCTTAAAACCCTGCTGTTGCGCCAATTCCCCGATGTGCATTTTGTGCGCGCCAGCGAAGATCAGTTGAAAAGCTGGTTGCCACTGGAGCAAGGCATTGTGGGTAACAAAGGCAGTGCCGACATTGGCACTGTGCGCGACCACGTGTTTGTGGCCGACCCATTGGGCCACGTGATGATGCGTTTTCCGCCCAACAATACCCTTCAGTTCGACAAGTTTCGCAAAGACGTTAGCCGCCTGTTGTGGGCTTCAAACATCGGATAA
- a CDS encoding SURF1 family protein — MVNAVKTPGKVKLLFTLLIGAGLVWLTFSLGQWQTGRAQEKQTLFDAQARALAAEPVSPASARLDLDNLSYRKIELRGRFEAKALIYIDNRQVNGRPAVQVVQGFRPEGANFLIPVDRGLLLRNPAEPRLAPNMPAGAMRDGEMFNLQGTILPRFAQSAELRGIALGDAENIVMAQSNGFEVWSNFSVDEFEKRTGEPVSNFVVTQQPVAQTTGQQPQASIAGGFYHLAVPLQEQVAKHRGYAFQWFTMSAVLVLLTLFFVYREFFRSEFYKGNKR, encoded by the coding sequence ATGGTTAATGCAGTGAAAACACCTGGCAAAGTCAAGCTGCTCTTCACCTTGTTGATCGGGGCTGGACTGGTGTGGCTCACCTTCAGTTTGGGGCAATGGCAAACCGGGCGGGCGCAGGAAAAACAAACCCTGTTTGACGCGCAAGCGCGCGCATTGGCGGCCGAGCCTGTCTCTCCAGCCAGTGCCCGGCTGGACTTGGACAATTTGTCCTACCGGAAAATTGAATTGAGGGGTAGGTTCGAGGCCAAAGCCCTGATATATATAGACAATCGTCAAGTAAACGGAAGGCCGGCCGTTCAAGTGGTGCAGGGTTTTCGGCCAGAGGGTGCAAACTTTTTAATACCAGTTGATCGGGGCTTGTTGCTGCGAAACCCTGCCGAGCCACGGCTTGCGCCCAATATGCCAGCTGGGGCCATGCGGGACGGTGAAATGTTCAATTTACAGGGCACCATTTTGCCGCGCTTTGCCCAGTCTGCTGAATTGCGCGGCATTGCCTTGGGCGATGCCGAGAACATTGTGATGGCCCAAAGCAATGGCTTTGAGGTGTGGTCGAATTTTAGTGTGGATGAATTTGAAAAGCGTACTGGCGAGCCAGTGAGCAATTTTGTGGTAACCCAGCAGCCCGTGGCGCAAACCACTGGGCAACAGCCACAGGCGAGTATTGCAGGTGGTTTTTATCACCTGGCAGTGCCCCTGCAAGAACAAGTGGCCAAGCATCGGGGTTATGCCTTTCAGTGGTTTACCATGTCGGCGGTGTTGGTGTTGCTGACTCTGTTTTTTGTCTACCGAGAGTTTTTTCGAAGCGAGTTTTACAAAGGGAATAAAAGATGA
- a CDS encoding twin transmembrane helix small protein — protein MKLIIGLAFLGILASLGSAFFFLMKDKSKSSRTVNALTMRIGLSIALFLLILFAWYMGWIESTGIR, from the coding sequence ATGAAGTTGATCATTGGCCTGGCGTTCCTGGGCATTCTGGCAAGTCTGGGTTCGGCTTTTTTCTTTCTCATGAAAGACAAAAGCAAGTCCAGCCGAACTGTAAATGCATTAACCATGCGCATCGGTTTGTCCATCGCGCTTTTCCTGCTGATTCTGTTTGCCTGGTACATGGGCTGGATAGAGTCAACTGGCATTCGATAA
- a CDS encoding cytochrome c oxidase subunit 3, whose product MRANAPYYFVPGLSQWPVLGAVAMFFFVLGMSQWVNGAASGPYLFALSMAILIYVLTGWFKHVVGESESGQYSARVDVSFRWSMGWFIFSEVMFFAAFFGALFYARQIAMPWLGDIDNKAFLWPDFTANWPNTGPAGTVDAFQTMGPWPIPTINTALLLTSGLTLTWAHHALIANKRSQLIWGLALTVLLGAIFMGFQAYEYIHAYRDLNLKLTSGIFGSTFFMLTGFHGFHVTIGAIMLFFIMIRCIKGHFTPDSHFAFEAAAWYWHFVDVVWLGLYVVVYWL is encoded by the coding sequence ATGCGTGCGAATGCACCATATTACTTTGTGCCCGGCTTGTCCCAGTGGCCTGTGCTTGGCGCAGTGGCCATGTTCTTTTTTGTACTGGGCATGTCCCAGTGGGTAAACGGCGCTGCATCGGGCCCTTACCTGTTTGCACTCAGCATGGCAATTCTAATTTATGTGCTCACAGGCTGGTTCAAGCATGTGGTGGGCGAATCTGAAAGTGGCCAGTACAGCGCCCGCGTGGATGTGTCTTTCCGCTGGTCAATGGGTTGGTTCATTTTCTCTGAAGTAATGTTCTTCGCAGCGTTTTTCGGTGCCTTGTTTTATGCCCGTCAAATTGCAATGCCGTGGCTTGGCGACATCGACAACAAAGCATTCCTGTGGCCCGACTTCACCGCCAACTGGCCCAACACTGGTCCGGCAGGCACTGTGGATGCGTTTCAAACCATGGGTCCATGGCCAATTCCAACCATCAACACCGCCTTGCTGCTTACTTCAGGCCTTACCCTGACTTGGGCGCACCATGCGCTGATCGCCAACAAGCGTTCACAGTTGATTTGGGGCCTGGCGCTAACCGTGTTGTTGGGCGCAATCTTCATGGGCTTCCAGGCTTATGAATACATTCACGCTTACCGCGATTTGAACCTGAAACTGACTTCTGGCATTTTCGGCTCCACCTTCTTCATGCTGACCGGTTTCCACGGCTTCCACGTGACCATTGGCGCTATCATGCTGTTCTTCATCATGATTCGCTGTATCAAGGGCCACTTCACGCCAGACAGCCACTTTGCATTTGAAGCTGCTGCTTGGTACTGGCACTTCGTGGACGTGGTGTGGTTGGGCTTGTACGTGGTGGTTTACTGGCTGTAA
- a CDS encoding DUF2970 domain-containing protein has translation MSKDIKEAASRKASTATFLQTLSAVLWSFFGVRKGKNHSEDMQKLNPVHVIVVGLLAAAGFVIGLLVLVNFVVSSA, from the coding sequence ATGTCGAAAGACATCAAAGAGGCCGCATCGCGTAAAGCGAGCACCGCCACTTTTCTGCAAACCCTGTCAGCTGTTTTGTGGTCGTTTTTCGGTGTCCGAAAGGGTAAAAACCACTCTGAAGACATGCAAAAGTTAAATCCGGTTCACGTCATTGTCGTGGGCCTCCTGGCAGCCGCGGGTTTTGTAATCGGGTTGCTGGTGTTGGTAAATTTTGTGGTGAGTTCCGCTTAA
- a CDS encoding cytochrome c oxidase assembly protein, whose translation MANGNSQKTSGLHKQMVVRLVVIVVAMFAFGYALVPIYKAICEITGINVLTPQTKNAEEIVKNTQVDKSRSIEVIFDANERGKFQFKPETNRMMVHPGELVTMNYVVYNNLKNDTAGQAIPSYLPSKAAEHFTKLECFCFKQQPFKAGETKEFPVVFVINPKLPQDVHTITLSYTFFEVAGATAMAAE comes from the coding sequence ATGGCCAACGGAAATAGTCAGAAAACAAGCGGTTTGCACAAACAAATGGTTGTGCGCCTTGTGGTGATTGTTGTGGCCATGTTTGCCTTCGGTTACGCGCTGGTGCCTATTTACAAGGCCATTTGCGAAATCACCGGGATCAACGTGCTCACACCGCAAACCAAGAATGCGGAAGAAATCGTCAAGAACACCCAGGTGGACAAAAGCCGAAGCATTGAAGTGATTTTTGATGCCAATGAGCGGGGCAAGTTTCAGTTCAAGCCCGAGACCAATCGAATGATGGTTCACCCCGGCGAATTGGTTACCATGAATTATGTGGTGTACAACAACCTGAAGAACGACACTGCAGGCCAGGCCATACCCAGTTATTTGCCCAGCAAAGCGGCTGAGCACTTCACCAAGCTGGAATGTTTTTGCTTTAAGCAGCAACCATTCAAAGCGGGTGAAACCAAAGAGTTTCCGGTGGTGTTTGTGATCAACCCCAAGTTGCCACAAGACGTACATACCATCACATTGAGTTACACGTTTTTTGAAGTGGCCGGCGCAACAGCCATGGCAGCAGAATAA
- a CDS encoding cytochrome oxidase small assembly protein, translating into MTPEEKEKAKQNKRTGLILLSVAAVFFIGILIRKVMEPSILSLVN; encoded by the coding sequence GTGACCCCTGAGGAAAAAGAGAAAGCCAAACAAAACAAGCGCACTGGTTTGATTTTGCTGTCGGTGGCTGCCGTGTTTTTCATCGGCATTCTGATTCGCAAGGTGATGGAACCCAGCATCTTGAGTTTGGTGAACTAG
- the ctaD gene encoding cytochrome c oxidase subunit I yields the protein MSTTAADLTHGHGHDHDHAHDHPHGWRRWLYATNHKDIGTMYLIFSFIMLLEGGVLALMLRAELFAPGLQLVQPEFFNQLTTMHGLIMVFGAVMPAFVGFANWMIPLQIGCSDMAFARMNNFSFWLMVPAAIILTASFFMPGGATAAGWTLYAPLSVQMGPGMDAAIFAMHILGASSIMGSINIITTILNMRAPGMTLMKMPMFAWTWLITAYLLIAVMPVLAGAITMVLTDRHFGTSFFNAAGGGDPVMYQHIFWFFGHPEVYIMILPAFGIISHIVPTFARKTLFGYSSMVYATASIAILSFIVWAHHMFTTGMPVTGQLFFMYATMLIAVPTGVKVFNWLATMWKGSMTFETPMLFAVGFIFVFTMGGFTGLILAVAPVDIQLQDTYYVVAHFHYVLVAGSLFALFAGTYYWLPKWSGRMYSETLGKWHFWSSLISFNVTFFPMHFLGLAGMPRRYADYATQFTDFHAIATIGAFWFGLSQLIFLWCVLRAWMFQKGEAAPAKPWEGAEGLEWTVPSPAPFHTFEDPPTVK from the coding sequence ATGAGCACTACCGCGGCAGATTTAACCCACGGCCATGGTCACGACCATGACCACGCGCACGACCATCCGCATGGTTGGCGCCGTTGGTTGTACGCAACCAACCACAAAGACATCGGTACCATGTACCTGATTTTCTCGTTCATCATGCTGCTGGAAGGCGGTGTGTTGGCGCTAATGCTGCGTGCAGAACTGTTTGCACCTGGCCTGCAACTGGTTCAGCCCGAGTTTTTTAACCAGCTCACCACCATGCACGGTTTGATCATGGTGTTTGGTGCGGTAATGCCTGCATTCGTGGGCTTCGCGAACTGGATGATTCCGCTGCAAATCGGCTGTTCTGACATGGCTTTTGCCCGCATGAACAACTTCAGCTTCTGGTTGATGGTTCCTGCAGCGATCATCCTGACTGCATCGTTCTTCATGCCCGGCGGCGCAACTGCTGCTGGCTGGACTCTGTATGCACCGCTGTCTGTGCAAATGGGCCCCGGCATGGATGCAGCCATTTTCGCGATGCACATTCTGGGTGCCTCATCGATCATGGGTTCCATCAACATCATTACCACCATCCTGAACATGCGCGCTCCCGGCATGACCTTGATGAAAATGCCGATGTTCGCCTGGACCTGGTTGATCACTGCCTACCTGTTGATCGCAGTGATGCCTGTGTTGGCCGGTGCCATCACCATGGTGTTGACTGACCGCCATTTCGGCACATCCTTCTTCAATGCGGCCGGCGGCGGCGACCCCGTGATGTACCAGCACATTTTCTGGTTCTTCGGTCACCCCGAGGTGTACATCATGATCTTGCCGGCCTTCGGCATCATCAGCCACATTGTGCCCACCTTTGCACGCAAAACACTGTTCGGTTACAGCTCCATGGTGTACGCCACAGCGTCCATCGCGATTCTGTCCTTCATTGTTTGGGCGCACCACATGTTCACAACCGGCATGCCTGTAACCGGCCAGTTGTTCTTCATGTATGCAACCATGCTGATCGCGGTGCCCACTGGTGTGAAAGTGTTTAACTGGCTGGCCACCATGTGGAAAGGCTCCATGACATTCGAAACCCCCATGCTGTTTGCAGTGGGTTTCATTTTCGTGTTCACCATGGGCGGTTTCACCGGTCTTATCCTGGCTGTTGCTCCTGTTGACATTCAGCTGCAAGACACTTATTACGTGGTGGCTCACTTCCACTACGTGCTGGTGGCGGGTTCACTGTTTGCCTTGTTTGCAGGCACATACTACTGGTTGCCCAAGTGGTCTGGCCGCATGTACAGCGAAACATTGGGCAAGTGGCACTTCTGGTCTTCACTGATCAGCTTCAACGTCACTTTCTTCCCAATGCACTTCCTGGGTTTGGCCGGTATGCCACGTCGCTACGCCGACTACGCCACACAGTTCACTGACTTCCACGCCATTGCCACCATCGGTGCTTTCTGGTTTGGTTTGTCCCAGTTGATCTTCCTGTGGTGTGTACTGCGCGCATGGATGTTCCAGAAAGGCGAAGCAGCACCTGCCAAGCCATGGGAAGGTGCAGAAGGTCTGGAGTGGACTGTTCCATCACCAGCGCCATTCCATACTTTTGAAGATCCACCCACAGTGAAGTAA
- the coxB gene encoding cytochrome c oxidase subunit II — translation MTSFGGAAFAENVSGQPLQYNLAEPVTEIARQIYDLHTLMLVICLVIFVAVFGVMFYSIYAHRKSKGAKSASFHESVKVEIAWTIVPFLIVIGMALPATKTVVAMKDTSNADLTIKATGYQWKWGYEYLAGEGEGIAFLSTLTTPRDQIDDHQGQAVARGENYLMEVDNHVVVPVNKKVRVVTTANDVIHAWMIPAFGVKQDAIPGFVRDTWFKAEKEGIYRGQCAELCGKDHAYMPIVVEVMSEENYSKWVQAKLDEMKAKQDDPTKEWTKEDMVARGEQVYNANCAACHQASGEGIPGAFPSLVAAPSVVGPQADQIAILLNGKGAGMPAWKQLSDVEIASVITYTRNAWANAGTGTDPVVQPSAVTAAR, via the coding sequence ATGACATCCTTCGGAGGTGCAGCGTTTGCCGAGAATGTTTCTGGGCAACCTTTGCAGTACAACCTCGCTGAACCGGTTACCGAAATCGCGCGTCAAATCTATGATTTGCACACGTTGATGTTGGTGATCTGTCTGGTCATTTTCGTTGCCGTGTTTGGCGTGATGTTTTACTCAATCTACGCACACCGCAAGTCAAAGGGTGCCAAGTCAGCCTCTTTCCATGAAAGTGTGAAAGTTGAAATCGCATGGACCATTGTTCCGTTCCTGATCGTGATCGGCATGGCCTTGCCCGCAACCAAAACAGTGGTTGCGATGAAAGACACCTCCAACGCCGACCTCACCATCAAAGCCACTGGTTATCAATGGAAGTGGGGCTATGAATACTTGGCCGGTGAAGGTGAAGGCATTGCTTTCCTGTCCACGCTCACTACACCACGCGACCAAATTGACGACCACCAAGGTCAGGCTGTGGCACGCGGTGAAAACTACCTGATGGAAGTGGACAACCACGTTGTGGTGCCCGTGAACAAGAAAGTTCGCGTGGTAACCACTGCCAACGACGTAATCCACGCCTGGATGATTCCCGCCTTCGGCGTGAAGCAGGACGCGATTCCCGGTTTCGTGCGCGACACCTGGTTCAAAGCCGAGAAAGAAGGCATTTACCGTGGCCAGTGTGCTGAGTTGTGCGGCAAAGACCATGCTTACATGCCCATCGTGGTTGAAGTGATGTCCGAAGAAAATTACTCCAAGTGGGTTCAGGCCAAGCTTGACGAAATGAAAGCCAAGCAAGACGACCCCACCAAAGAATGGACCAAGGAAGACATGGTTGCCCGTGGCGAGCAGGTGTACAACGCCAACTGTGCGGCTTGTCACCAGGCTTCTGGTGAAGGCATCCCGGGCGCATTCCCCTCACTGGTGGCTGCACCTTCGGTGGTGGGTCCACAGGCTGATCAAATTGCAATTTTGCTCAATGGCAAGGGTGCTGGCATGCCAGCCTGGAAACAGTTGAGCGATGTTGAAATTGCTTCAGTGATCACTTACACACGAAACGCTTGGGCCAACGCTGGCACAGGCACCGACCCGGTTGTTCAGCCAAGTGCTGTTACGGCTGCACGTTAA
- a CDS encoding DUF2244 domain-containing protein encodes MIPENSSSATAPSGTPCTSGGGQHYTPQGNRWVFRRNCSLSPKQLLQWYLSLCAITLVIATGFLLAGFWIVLPFAGIELLLVGTAFVIYARHAADYEMIELQPNQLILVMADGTKLTQLEWSPQWAKLSYNGKYKAPLLFSHRGQQVKMGKFIAEKDKSALHRELKAALARAACAV; translated from the coding sequence ATGATTCCAGAAAATTCAAGTTCAGCTACTGCACCAAGTGGCACACCTTGCACCAGCGGCGGCGGGCAACATTACACGCCGCAGGGCAATAGGTGGGTGTTCCGGCGCAATTGTTCGCTTAGTCCAAAGCAGCTTTTGCAGTGGTATTTAAGCTTGTGTGCAATCACCCTGGTGATTGCAACCGGTTTTTTGCTGGCAGGTTTCTGGATTGTGTTGCCGTTCGCTGGAATCGAGTTGTTGTTGGTGGGAACGGCGTTTGTAATTTACGCGAGGCATGCGGCCGATTACGAAATGATCGAACTGCAGCCCAACCAGCTTATTCTGGTTATGGCAGACGGCACCAAACTAACCCAGCTTGAATGGTCACCCCAATGGGCCAAATTAAGTTACAACGGAAAGTACAAAGCGCCTTTGTTGTTCAGTCACAGGGGCCAACAAGTAAAAATGGGCAAATTTATTGCCGAAAAAGACAAGTCAGCGCTGCACCGGGAATTAAAGGCAGCACTGGCAAGGGCAGCATGTGCGGTATAG
- a CDS encoding methyltransferase domain-containing protein produces the protein MSSQFWKIPRSNTALAQQWSRRVAKPLPFILEEVNQRMVNRAQIMRPVEGGVVHQGWLHPAALPNVKNLFVGCEFAVFAPKAIHLPVEQLEQAAASFLAKLWPGRAAPKPASTIALPTNSLLPLPSESQAMVWSPLWLHAVADPGQCMAEWLRVLKPEGGVFFSCFGPDTARELQSFAQAMGESFPDFADMHDLGDLMSKQGFSDPVMEMEKLTLTYSSPAKLLEDWRALCGNHLETRKQGLRTSRQFSEAILCLERLRDPETGRIPLTLELVYGHAWKVKRKTKTDVATVKISDIKGRKGSK, from the coding sequence ATGTCCTCGCAGTTCTGGAAAATTCCCCGATCAAACACCGCCTTGGCGCAACAATGGTCCCGGCGCGTAGCAAAACCATTGCCGTTCATACTCGAAGAGGTAAACCAACGCATGGTGAATCGCGCGCAAATTATGCGCCCGGTCGAGGGAGGGGTGGTGCATCAAGGCTGGTTACACCCTGCGGCCTTGCCCAACGTAAAAAACCTGTTTGTTGGGTGTGAATTTGCTGTGTTTGCGCCCAAGGCAATCCACTTGCCGGTAGAGCAGCTTGAGCAGGCCGCCGCTTCTTTTTTGGCCAAGCTTTGGCCCGGCCGGGCGGCACCCAAGCCCGCTTCGACCATCGCACTGCCAACCAACAGTCTTTTGCCTTTGCCCAGCGAAAGCCAGGCCATGGTCTGGTCGCCCTTGTGGTTGCATGCAGTGGCCGACCCAGGTCAATGCATGGCCGAATGGCTGCGGGTATTAAAACCTGAAGGCGGAGTGTTTTTCAGCTGTTTTGGTCCCGATACAGCCCGTGAATTGCAAAGTTTTGCGCAGGCCATGGGCGAATCTTTTCCCGATTTTGCAGACATGCACGACCTTGGCGACCTGATGAGCAAGCAGGGTTTTTCTGACCCGGTCATGGAAATGGAAAAGCTGACCTTGACCTACAGCTCGCCAGCCAAGTTGCTTGAGGATTGGCGCGCCCTGTGCGGTAATCACCTGGAAACGCGCAAGCAGGGTTTGCGAACGTCACGTCAGTTTTCTGAAGCCATTCTTTGTCTTGAGCGGCTGCGCGATCCGGAAACAGGGCGCATTCCTCTCACCTTGGAGCTGGTCTATGGGCACGCCTGGAAGGTCAAAAGAAAAACCAAAACCGACGTGGCCACCGTAAAAATTTCAGACATCAAGGGGCGCAAAGGCTCGAAATAG
- a CDS encoding ComF family protein, whose translation MGDAMVPGRCVACQMPMQNSTSGFRRFVCSHCEPLIHHREAVRCKRCALALGPRLQAFGWTHCRHCKPMVEHGAQAPLECVVCSDYLAPVDQWIALLKYGNNHGMARFLGHWLGTRVLKLGMDLPDVLVPVPVSPDKLRQRGYNQAALIARHLGRHINRPVTTDWLIKTQELGAQATLGREDRLQNLHGAFRATRRIPGNIRIGLVDDVITTGATIQSCAAALRKAGAESIVTMAVCRTPE comes from the coding sequence ATGGGCGACGCCATGGTGCCGGGGCGCTGCGTGGCCTGCCAAATGCCGATGCAAAACAGTACTTCCGGTTTTAGGCGCTTTGTGTGCAGCCACTGCGAGCCCCTGATTCACCACCGCGAGGCTGTGCGCTGTAAGCGCTGCGCACTTGCACTTGGTCCGCGCCTCCAAGCGTTTGGATGGACGCATTGCAGGCATTGCAAACCCATGGTTGAGCATGGCGCACAAGCGCCTTTGGAATGCGTGGTGTGCAGTGATTACCTTGCTCCGGTTGATCAATGGATTGCTTTGTTGAAATACGGCAATAACCATGGCATGGCCCGGTTTTTAGGCCACTGGCTGGGAACAAGGGTACTGAAATTGGGCATGGACCTGCCCGATGTATTGGTGCCTGTGCCCGTGAGCCCGGACAAATTAAGGCAGCGCGGCTATAATCAAGCCGCTTTGATTGCCCGGCATCTGGGACGGCACATTAATAGGCCAGTGACGACTGATTGGCTGATCAAAACCCAGGAACTTGGTGCGCAGGCGACCCTGGGCCGAGAAGATCGACTGCAGAATTTGCATGGGGCTTTCAGGGCCACGCGTCGCATCCCTGGCAACATTCGGATCGGCCTGGTTGACGATGTGATTACCACCGGGGCCACCATTCAAAGCTGCGCTGCTGCGCTTCGCAAAGCAGGCGCTGAATCAATTGTAACCATGGCAGTGTGCAGGACCCCAGAATGA
- the trmL gene encoding tRNA (uridine(34)/cytosine(34)/5-carboxymethylaminomethyluridine(34)-2'-O)-methyltransferase TrmL has product MIHVVLVEPEIPPNTGNVIRLCANTGVQLHLVEPLGFPLEDARMRRAGLDYHEYANMLVHPSWQAFLDRCLPDPQRCFAMTTKGKHSPFDVKFQAGDYLMFGSETRGLSEDVRNWFARENWLRLPMRPESRSLNLSNSVAVMVYEAWRQLGFEGGS; this is encoded by the coding sequence ATGATTCATGTGGTATTGGTTGAACCGGAAATTCCGCCCAACACGGGCAATGTGATTCGCTTGTGTGCCAACACTGGCGTGCAGTTGCACTTGGTTGAGCCTTTGGGTTTTCCACTGGAAGATGCCCGTATGCGACGCGCCGGACTTGACTACCATGAGTACGCCAACATGCTGGTTCACCCAAGCTGGCAAGCATTTCTCGACCGTTGCCTACCCGACCCGCAACGCTGTTTTGCGATGACCACCAAGGGGAAACATTCACCTTTCGATGTGAAATTCCAAGCGGGTGATTACCTGATGTTTGGCAGCGAAACCCGGGGGCTTTCTGAGGACGTGCGCAACTGGTTTGCCCGTGAGAACTGGTTGCGCCTGCCGATGCGCCCTGAGAGCCGGTCGCTGAACCTGTCCAACTCAGTGGCGGTGATGGTGTATGAGGCTTGGCGGCAGCTGGGGTTTGAAGGCGGAAGCTAG